The proteins below are encoded in one region of Pelagibacterium flavum:
- a CDS encoding GNAT family N-acetyltransferase translates to MTALWRPLLPTDIPAVSAIARKVHPDFPEDDAVFADRQALGPDFCFLLEIGAAPAGYILAHPFRLGALPALNTVLGGLPEPCDTLYIHDLALLPAARGTGAARQIVQALFPLAAPFGALSLVAVNGSVSFWTRMGFAVTDAEHLAAKLSSYAPDARYMVAPASR, encoded by the coding sequence GTGACCGCTCTCTGGCGCCCGCTTCTCCCCACCGACATCCCCGCCGTCTCGGCCATCGCCAGGAAGGTGCACCCCGATTTCCCCGAGGACGACGCGGTGTTTGCCGACCGGCAGGCCCTGGGGCCCGATTTCTGCTTCCTTCTCGAAATCGGCGCCGCCCCCGCCGGCTATATCCTCGCCCACCCCTTCCGTCTGGGCGCTCTCCCGGCGCTCAATACGGTCCTGGGCGGTCTCCCCGAGCCCTGCGACACGCTCTATATCCACGATCTGGCTCTCCTGCCCGCCGCGCGCGGCACCGGCGCGGCCCGCCAGATCGTGCAGGCCCTGTTCCCCCTAGCCGCCCCCTTCGGCGCCCTCAGCCTTGTCGCCGTCAACGGCTCGGTCTCCTTCTGGACCCGCATGGGGTTCGCCGTCACCGATGCCGAACACCTCGCCGCAAAGCTCTCAAGCTACGCCCCCGACGCGCGCTACATGGTTGCACCCGCCTCCCGTTAG
- a CDS encoding VOC family protein, with amino-acid sequence MKIYVTSVYVDDQNKALDFYTAKLGFIKKHDIPVDGENRWLTVVSPDAPDGVELLLEPSAHPATAPFKQALVADGIPLTSFQVDDIDAEYARLSALGVAFTLPPTNAGPVKMAVLDDTCGNLIQIVQMVAQP; translated from the coding sequence ATGAAAATCTACGTCACATCCGTCTATGTCGACGACCAGAACAAGGCCCTCGATTTCTACACGGCCAAACTCGGCTTCATCAAAAAGCACGACATCCCCGTCGATGGCGAAAACCGCTGGCTCACCGTGGTCAGCCCCGACGCGCCTGACGGGGTCGAACTGCTGCTCGAACCCTCCGCTCACCCCGCCACGGCCCCTTTCAAACAGGCGCTCGTCGCCGATGGCATCCCGCTGACCTCGTTTCAGGTCGACGATATCGACGCCGAATATGCGCGCCTTTCGGCCCTCGGCGTCGCCTTCACCCTGCCGCCCACCAATGCCGGCCCGGTCAAGATGGCCGTCCTCGATGACACCTGCGGCAATCTCATCCAGATCGTGCAAATGGTCGCCCAGCCGTGA
- a CDS encoding ArsR/SmtB family transcription factor: MTTDDETLNRLFRALGDTTRRIIIAELARRDRQSLFELFTRVVTNHGIGQTRQGFSRHLATLEEAGLIEIEWQGTTKLHSLNTAPIAALQAGWLQSFMEEHQ; this comes from the coding sequence ATGACCACTGACGACGAAACCCTCAACCGCCTGTTCCGTGCCCTGGGCGATACGACCCGCCGCATCATCATCGCCGAACTTGCCAGGCGCGACCGCCAGTCCCTGTTCGAGCTTTTCACCCGCGTGGTCACCAATCACGGCATCGGCCAGACCCGCCAGGGCTTTTCGAGGCACCTGGCAACCCTCGAGGAGGCCGGGCTGATCGAAATCGAATGGCAGGGCACCACAAAGCTCCACAGCCTCAACACCGCACCCATTGCCGCGCTCCAAGCGGGCTGGCTGCAATCCTTCATGGAGGAACACCAATGA
- a CDS encoding division plane positioning ATPase MipZ, which translates to MGQAGAHIIVVGNEKGGSGKSTTSLHLAVYLLHLGFAVGTVDVDSRQQTLTRYVRNRRASAEARGRNVPMPKHLYIPTAWGDSISENQAAEREIFDRSVTGLRKEVDFIVIDTPGFDCNLARAALEIADTLVTPLNDSMIDLDVLARIDEQSGQPIQTSPYSRNVQKARAERLERTGQTIDWVLVRNRIAQLGSRNASEVQQTIEMVAERLGCRVAEGIAERVIFRSLFKLGMTVFDPLDAETLGAAPSMSHVNARQEYRRLVAAMRLPVGLPVPEADNGASAAGVERRSA; encoded by the coding sequence ATGGGGCAGGCAGGCGCGCATATCATTGTTGTGGGCAATGAAAAGGGAGGGTCGGGCAAATCGACGACCTCGCTGCATCTGGCCGTCTATCTGCTCCATTTGGGGTTTGCCGTGGGGACCGTGGACGTGGACAGCCGCCAGCAGACGCTGACGCGCTATGTGCGCAACCGGCGAGCCAGCGCGGAGGCGCGGGGCCGCAACGTGCCGATGCCCAAGCACCTTTATATCCCGACGGCCTGGGGGGATTCGATTTCGGAAAACCAGGCGGCCGAGCGCGAGATTTTCGACCGCTCGGTTACGGGGCTGCGCAAGGAGGTCGATTTCATCGTCATCGACACGCCGGGGTTCGACTGCAACCTGGCGCGGGCGGCGCTGGAGATTGCCGATACGCTGGTGACCCCGCTCAACGATTCGATGATCGATCTGGACGTTCTGGCCCGCATCGACGAGCAGAGCGGGCAACCGATCCAGACCAGCCCCTATTCGCGAAACGTGCAAAAAGCGCGCGCCGAGCGGCTGGAGCGCACGGGCCAGACGATCGACTGGGTGCTGGTGCGCAACCGGATTGCGCAACTGGGCTCGCGCAACGCCAGCGAGGTGCAGCAGACCATCGAGATGGTCGCCGAGCGGCTGGGGTGCCGGGTGGCCGAGGGGATCGCCGAGCGGGTGATCTTTCGCTCGCTGTTCAAACTGGGGATGACGGTGTTCGACCCGCTGGATGCCGAAACGCTGGGGGCCGCGCCCTCGATGTCGCATGTCAATGCGCGGCAGGAATATCGGCGACTGGTGGCGGCGATGCGGCTGCCGGTGGGCTTGCCGGTGCCCGAGGCGGACAATGGAGCAAGCGCGGCGGGAGTCGAGCGGCGTTCGGCTTAG
- a CDS encoding nucleotidyltransferase family protein → MEPVSLSRSAVVAYQDLLRLHLDERAASLMGSIEERHRNGRVYLYERFRIGTEMVSRYLGEDRPELRARLEKAETLKQQSEGRRQRMSQLARTLRAEGLLTTDRETGSLLLAFSRAGVFRLGGTLVGTSAYGLYQGELGVRMDAEELAQTGDIDIASIERLSVALDDKVEESPADILNVLKFDPVPGINNKQVWRWRQSHGEVMVEFLTPALGEEGVKPLPALGVSAQGLNYLNFLLAEPVQAVALYRSGVLVQVPRPERFAIHKLIVADRRQGGPDQIKARKDRAQAAFLVAVLAQDRPDDLAEAYKDALARGPRWRERIGASLKRMPETAGVLKGMGSS, encoded by the coding sequence ATGGAACCGGTATCTCTGAGCCGCTCGGCGGTGGTGGCCTATCAGGATCTCTTGCGCCTTCATCTCGATGAGCGGGCGGCGAGCCTTATGGGCAGTATCGAGGAGCGGCACCGCAACGGGCGGGTCTATCTTTACGAGCGGTTCCGGATCGGGACCGAGATGGTGAGCCGGTATCTGGGCGAGGACAGGCCGGAGCTGCGGGCGCGGCTGGAAAAGGCCGAAACCCTGAAACAGCAATCGGAGGGGCGCCGGCAGCGGATGAGCCAACTGGCGCGGACGCTGCGGGCCGAAGGGCTTTTGACGACCGACCGGGAGACCGGCTCGCTGCTGCTCGCCTTTTCAAGGGCGGGGGTGTTCCGGCTGGGGGGAACGCTGGTGGGCACTTCAGCCTATGGGCTCTATCAGGGCGAACTCGGGGTGCGCATGGATGCCGAGGAGCTGGCGCAGACCGGCGATATCGATATTGCCAGTATCGAGCGGCTTTCGGTGGCGTTGGACGACAAGGTTGAAGAAAGCCCCGCCGACATTCTCAATGTGCTTAAATTCGATCCCGTGCCGGGGATCAACAACAAACAGGTGTGGCGATGGCGGCAAAGCCACGGCGAAGTCATGGTGGAATTTTTGACGCCGGCGCTTGGCGAGGAAGGCGTCAAGCCGCTACCCGCCTTGGGGGTGAGCGCGCAGGGGCTTAATTATCTCAACTTCCTGCTTGCCGAGCCGGTCCAAGCGGTTGCGCTCTATCGCTCGGGGGTTCTGGTGCAGGTTCCGCGGCCGGAACGCTTTGCGATTCACAAGCTGATCGTGGCCGACCGGCGCCAGGGCGGGCCGGACCAGATCAAGGCGCGCAAGGACCGGGCCCAGGCGGCGTTTCTGGTGGCGGTGCTGGCGCAGGACCGGCCCGACGATCTCGCCGAAGCCTATAAAGACGCGCTGGCGCGCGGCCCGCGCTGGCGCGAGCGGATCGGGGCGAGTTTGAAGCGGATGCCGGAGACGGCGGGGGTGTTGAAGGGGATGGGCTCTAGTTAG
- a CDS encoding helix-turn-helix transcriptional regulator, giving the protein MINSDVIDYRRLTDPELAAVIAELRKEKGWTQETLAEIARVSPRTIQRLESGQPSSIDTRRTLAAAFDFDDLDTFNGPWPLPNIERLKEESARIERETVAVDVQQMVKGKQLRKLAERAHSFLITSIDDPTDNVEALLASLQDCFCEYGDCHDLYSARDKLEVDRQFQEQIDELRMQGIGIVAGCRRARMRLKSSQSSDASFFLDIVYVVSASLDALPQIVRVPRNDSFGF; this is encoded by the coding sequence ATGATTAATTCAGACGTGATCGACTATCGCCGCCTTACCGATCCAGAGCTTGCTGCTGTCATTGCGGAGCTTCGAAAAGAAAAGGGTTGGACACAGGAAACGCTCGCTGAAATTGCTCGCGTCAGTCCGCGCACCATACAGCGGCTCGAGAGCGGCCAACCTAGCAGTATTGATACACGTCGAACATTAGCGGCCGCTTTTGATTTTGATGACCTTGATACATTTAACGGGCCTTGGCCCTTACCCAATATTGAAAGGCTAAAGGAAGAATCCGCGCGTATTGAACGCGAAACTGTCGCTGTGGACGTGCAGCAGATGGTGAAGGGGAAACAATTGCGTAAGCTCGCCGAACGCGCCCACAGCTTTCTCATCACATCAATTGATGATCCGACGGACAATGTCGAAGCGTTGCTCGCGTCTCTTCAAGATTGCTTTTGCGAATACGGCGACTGCCATGATCTCTATTCAGCGAGAGACAAGCTTGAAGTGGATCGTCAATTCCAGGAGCAGATCGATGAATTGAGAATGCAGGGTATTGGCATTGTTGCGGGGTGTCGCCGAGCTAGGATGCGACTGAAGAGTTCTCAATCGAGCGATGCCAGCTTTTTCCTCGATATTGTCTATGTCGTTTCGGCCTCCCTAGATGCCCTTCCCCAAATTGTTAGAGTTCCGCGTAACGACAGCTTCGGATTTTAA
- a CDS encoding helix-turn-helix domain-containing protein has product MSNRNHRPDGAKIRELRGLAGMTQEILGIKSGVDRRTIQRAETDKPMQMESLSSIASALNVRVSEIIRTAENEDGTNAEDLAAQSLIVLRPVDSGMTLINTLEASFDGKITCEAEPTSENIDVLEAMTSAIEAMMPNPWRTPMEEPVFPLSARLRQAVSLNQQIKQLLDFGIAAFVATYTAKAQMPYYDIDTGEMYVTSRTPRELVTICRIMLAPIARSDRITLKVDDLYVPSKAPAFEPNGLEDIPF; this is encoded by the coding sequence ATGAGCAATCGAAATCACAGACCAGATGGAGCAAAGATCCGCGAATTGCGGGGGTTAGCGGGCATGACCCAAGAAATACTGGGTATTAAAAGTGGCGTAGATCGGCGGACGATTCAGCGCGCAGAAACCGACAAGCCGATGCAAATGGAAAGTCTATCCAGCATCGCATCGGCACTTAATGTACGTGTTAGTGAAATTATCAGAACTGCTGAAAATGAGGACGGCACCAATGCAGAGGACTTGGCAGCCCAGAGTTTAATTGTTCTACGGCCAGTTGATTCTGGGATGACTCTCATCAATACGCTGGAAGCCAGCTTTGACGGCAAGATAACGTGCGAGGCGGAGCCGACTTCCGAAAACATTGATGTGCTTGAGGCGATGACTTCCGCGATCGAAGCCATGATGCCGAATCCTTGGCGGACGCCAATGGAAGAGCCGGTGTTTCCGCTGTCGGCAAGGCTTCGTCAAGCCGTCAGTCTGAATCAGCAGATTAAGCAATTATTGGACTTTGGCATTGCCGCCTTTGTCGCAACATACACGGCAAAGGCTCAGATGCCATATTACGATATCGATACTGGCGAAATGTATGTAACCAGCCGGACGCCTCGCGAACTGGTCACAATCTGCCGGATCATGCTGGCGCCGATTGCTCGCAGTGACCGGATCACGCTCAAGGTCGATGATCTCTACGTACCCTCGAAAGCTCCAGCTTTCGAACCGAATGGTTTGGAGGATATTCCTTTCTAA
- the rpsA gene encoding 30S ribosomal protein S1, with translation MANQTASAEDFEQLLFESFQDIDPVEGTVVKGKVVAIEKDLAIIDVGLKTEGRVPMKEFGAAGRDGTIAVGSEVEVYVDRVENAMGEAVLSREKARREESWVRLEVLYDKGEKVEGQIFNQVKGGFTVDLDGAVAFLPRSQVDIRPIRDIAPLMNVPQPFQILKMDKRRGNIVVSRRAILEESRAEQRSEIVQQLEEGQVVEGVVKNITDYGAFVDLGGIDGLLHVTDIAWRRVNHPNEVLAIGETIKVQIIRVNQESHRISLGMKQLQADPWEGIAAKYPVEAKFTGRVTNITDYGAFVELEPGIEGLIHVSEMSWTKKNVHPGKIVSTSQEVEVVVLEVDPEKRRISLGLKQTLANPWESFADKFPIGAEIEGEVKNKTEFGLFIGLDGDVDGMVHLSDLDWNRPGEEALEDYNRGDIVKAKVLDVDIDKERISLGIKQLGSDAMADAAAGSDGLRKGAIVTTEVTAVTDGGLEVRIADTDLTAFIRRSDLSRDREDQRPERFAVGEKVDARITQFDKKTRRIGLSIKALEIAEEKEAVAQYGSSDSGASLGDILGAALKGQDKK, from the coding sequence ATGGCTAACCAGACCGCATCTGCAGAAGATTTCGAACAGCTCCTTTTTGAGAGCTTTCAGGACATCGATCCCGTCGAGGGCACCGTTGTCAAAGGCAAGGTCGTCGCAATCGAAAAAGACCTCGCCATCATCGACGTGGGATTGAAGACCGAAGGCCGCGTGCCGATGAAGGAATTCGGCGCCGCCGGCCGCGACGGCACCATTGCCGTCGGCTCGGAAGTCGAAGTCTATGTCGACCGCGTCGAAAACGCGATGGGCGAGGCTGTCCTCTCCCGTGAGAAGGCCCGCCGCGAAGAAAGCTGGGTCCGCCTCGAAGTCCTTTACGACAAGGGCGAAAAGGTCGAAGGCCAGATCTTCAACCAGGTCAAGGGCGGCTTCACCGTCGATCTCGATGGCGCCGTGGCCTTCCTGCCGCGCTCCCAGGTCGATATCCGCCCCATCCGCGACATCGCTCCCCTGATGAACGTGCCGCAGCCCTTCCAGATCCTGAAAATGGACAAGCGCCGCGGCAATATCGTCGTTTCGCGCCGCGCCATTCTCGAAGAATCGCGCGCCGAACAGCGTTCGGAAATCGTCCAACAGCTCGAAGAGGGCCAGGTGGTCGAAGGCGTCGTCAAGAACATCACCGATTACGGTGCGTTCGTTGATCTGGGCGGCATCGATGGCCTGCTCCACGTCACCGACATCGCATGGCGCCGCGTCAATCACCCCAACGAAGTCCTGGCGATCGGCGAGACCATCAAGGTCCAGATCATCCGCGTCAATCAGGAAAGCCATCGTATTTCGCTGGGCATGAAGCAGCTCCAGGCCGATCCCTGGGAAGGCATTGCCGCCAAGTATCCGGTGGAAGCCAAGTTCACTGGCCGCGTGACCAACATCACCGATTACGGTGCGTTCGTCGAACTCGAGCCGGGCATCGAAGGCCTGATCCACGTCTCGGAAATGAGCTGGACCAAAAAGAACGTCCATCCGGGCAAGATCGTCTCGACCTCCCAGGAAGTCGAAGTGGTCGTTCTCGAAGTCGATCCCGAAAAGCGCCGCATCTCGCTTGGTCTCAAGCAGACGCTCGCCAATCCGTGGGAAAGCTTTGCCGACAAGTTCCCGATCGGTGCCGAGATCGAAGGCGAAGTCAAGAACAAGACCGAATTCGGCCTGTTCATCGGCCTCGACGGCGATGTGGACGGCATGGTCCACCTTTCCGATCTCGACTGGAACCGTCCGGGCGAAGAAGCGCTTGAGGATTACAACCGTGGCGACATCGTCAAGGCCAAGGTTCTCGACGTCGATATCGACAAGGAACGCATTTCCCTGGGCATCAAGCAGCTTGGGTCCGATGCAATGGCCGATGCCGCTGCCGGCTCCGATGGCCTGCGCAAGGGCGCGATCGTCACCACCGAAGTCACCGCCGTTACCGATGGTGGCCTCGAAGTGCGCATCGCCGACACCGACCTGACGGCCTTCATCCGCCGCTCCGATCTGAGCCGCGACCGTGAAGACCAGCGCCCCGAACGCTTCGCCGTCGGCGAAAAGGTCGATGCCCGCATCACCCAGTTCGACAAGAAGACCCGCCGCATCGGCCTTTCGATCAAGGCCCTGGAAATCGCCGAAGAAAAAGAAGCCGTCGCTCAGTACGGTTCCTCCGACTCCGGCGCCTCCCTCGGCGACATCCTTGGCGCAGCCCTCAAGGGCCAGGACAAGAAGTAA
- the cmk gene encoding (d)CMP kinase: MIIAVDGPAASGKGTIAAALGRHFNLPHLDTGLLYRAVGLAVKAHIDAPDIEARATKAARDLDSAAIDPEYLLGAEVGVLASRIAVFPGVRKALFAFQRDFATHPLGAVLDGRDIGTTIAPEADAKLFIVADPKVRADRRARQIEARGQSVDRDKLLADIEARDARDAAAPHGGFHPADDAVLLDTTNLDIEAAITAAIAQVEAAIARKSARS, translated from the coding sequence ATGATTATCGCGGTGGATGGACCGGCGGCCTCGGGCAAGGGCACCATCGCCGCCGCGCTGGGCCGGCACTTCAACCTGCCCCATCTCGATACGGGCCTGCTCTACCGCGCCGTCGGGCTGGCGGTCAAAGCCCATATCGATGCCCCCGATATCGAGGCGAGGGCCACAAAGGCCGCCCGGGACCTCGATTCTGCCGCCATCGACCCCGAATATCTGCTCGGCGCCGAAGTGGGCGTTCTGGCCTCAAGGATCGCCGTCTTCCCCGGCGTGCGCAAAGCCCTCTTCGCCTTCCAGCGCGATTTCGCCACCCACCCGCTCGGCGCCGTGCTCGATGGCCGCGATATCGGCACCACCATCGCCCCCGAGGCCGACGCCAAGCTCTTTATCGTCGCCGATCCCAAAGTCCGCGCCGACCGCCGCGCCCGCCAGATCGAGGCACGCGGCCAGAGCGTCGATCGAGACAAGCTCCTTGCCGATATCGAGGCCCGCGATGCGCGCGATGCCGCCGCCCCCCATGGCGGATTTCACCCCGCTGACGATGCGGTCTTGCTCGATACGACCAATTTGGATATAGAAGCCGCCATTACGGCAGCCATCGCGCAAGTGGAGGCGGCTATCGCCCGCAAGTCGGCCCGCTCTTAA